In Haloarcula salinisoli, one genomic interval encodes:
- the pyk gene encoding pyruvate kinase, protein MRSAKIVCTLGPASESVEQIESLAEAGMSVARLNASHGSPEHRRTMIDRIKEVDEKVDTPVASMLDMPGPEVRTAPIEAPIELDQGTTVRFVVGNDATPQEVGLSQSIASASPGDRVLLDDGRIETTVESVDGDTVTAHVENGGTLGARKGVNVPGVDLDLATITENDRREIEVAAEKEPDFVAASFVRDGDAIYEINEALEEKGVDIPIIAKIERAGAVENIDSIIEAAYGIMVARGDLGVETPLEDVPIIQKRIIRKCHQAGVPVITATEMLDSMIHSRRPTRAEASDVANAVLDGTDAVMLSGETAIGDHPTRVVETMDRIVRDVEGSEEYAESREQRIPNAGGTRTDALARSARFLARDIDADAVVAASESGYTALKAAKYRPSIPIVASTPSDRVRRKLALSWGIIPVTTEYTNDGADAVIQSAVQAALDTEAADGGDTVVVLSGMMTELEGMNTANMLKVHVAAETVVSGRSVVDGLATGPVYHVGDGDISDAPEGAILVVPAGFDGEFTGETEHIGGIVDAHEGVTSYAAIVARELSVPMVSDATLPDRIENDDILTLDAERGVVYEEAAGREQLPER, encoded by the coding sequence ATGCGTAGCGCGAAAATCGTCTGCACACTCGGCCCGGCCAGCGAATCGGTCGAACAGATCGAGTCACTGGCGGAGGCCGGGATGTCCGTCGCGCGGCTGAACGCGAGCCACGGGTCGCCCGAACACCGCCGGACGATGATCGACCGCATCAAGGAGGTCGACGAGAAGGTCGACACGCCGGTGGCCTCGATGCTGGACATGCCTGGTCCGGAGGTCCGGACCGCGCCTATCGAGGCGCCAATCGAGCTCGACCAGGGGACGACCGTGCGCTTCGTCGTCGGCAACGACGCCACACCCCAAGAGGTCGGGCTCTCACAGTCTATCGCCAGCGCGAGCCCGGGCGACCGGGTGTTGCTCGACGACGGCCGCATCGAGACCACCGTCGAGAGCGTCGACGGCGACACCGTCACTGCCCACGTAGAAAACGGCGGCACGCTGGGCGCCCGGAAAGGCGTCAACGTCCCTGGTGTCGACCTCGACCTCGCGACGATAACGGAGAACGACCGGCGCGAAATCGAGGTCGCCGCGGAGAAGGAACCCGACTTCGTCGCCGCCTCGTTCGTCCGTGACGGCGACGCCATCTACGAGATAAACGAGGCTCTAGAGGAGAAGGGCGTCGACATCCCCATCATCGCGAAGATAGAGCGAGCGGGCGCCGTCGAGAACATCGATAGCATCATCGAGGCCGCCTACGGTATCATGGTCGCCCGTGGCGACCTCGGCGTCGAGACGCCACTCGAAGACGTCCCCATCATCCAGAAACGCATCATCCGGAAGTGCCACCAGGCCGGTGTCCCCGTCATCACGGCGACGGAGATGCTCGACTCGATGATTCACTCCCGTCGGCCGACCCGTGCGGAGGCTTCCGACGTGGCCAACGCAGTGCTCGACGGCACGGACGCCGTGATGCTCTCGGGCGAGACGGCCATCGGTGACCACCCGACCCGCGTCGTCGAGACGATGGACCGCATCGTCCGGGACGTCGAGGGCAGCGAGGAGTACGCCGAGTCCCGCGAACAGCGCATCCCCAACGCCGGTGGCACCCGGACCGACGCGCTGGCCCGGTCGGCTCGCTTCCTCGCACGCGACATCGACGCCGACGCCGTCGTCGCCGCCTCCGAATCGGGCTACACCGCGCTCAAGGCCGCAAAGTACCGTCCCTCGATTCCCATCGTCGCCTCGACGCCCAGCGACAGGGTCCGTCGCAAGCTCGCCCTCTCCTGGGGTATCATCCCCGTGACGACAGAGTACACCAACGACGGTGCCGATGCCGTCATCCAGAGCGCCGTCCAGGCCGCCCTCGACACTGAGGCCGCCGACGGTGGTGACACCGTCGTGGTCCTCTCGGGGATGATGACCGAACTGGAGGGGATGAACACCGCGAACATGCTGAAGGTCCACGTCGCCGCCGAGACGGTCGTCAGCGGCCGGTCGGTCGTCGACGGACTCGCGACCGGACCGGTCTATCACGTCGGCGACGGCGATATCTCCGACGCCCCGGAGGGCGCGATTCTCGTCGTCCCGGCGGGCTTCGACGGGGAGTTCACCGGCGAGACCGAGCATATCGGCGGTATCGTCGACGCACACGAGGGCGTCACGAGCTACGCCGCCATCGTCGCCCGCGAACTGTCGGTTCCGATGGTCTCCGACGCGACGTTGCCCGACCGCATCGAGAACGACGACATCCTCACGCTCGACGCCGAACGCGGTGTGGTCTACGAGGAAGCCGCCGGCCGGGAACAGCTCCCCGAACGGTAA
- a CDS encoding ROK family protein, protein MGAYAGVDLGATHIRAVIGDADGAVIASHKRDTPRGPTGIDVTEAVLDALRGACEAADVAPSEVVAAGIGSFGPLDLAGGAVENPANLPDSIDRIPLVGPVQNLFETDRVYLHNDANAGLIGERYYADRNPDDMVYLTISSGIGAGVSVDGNVLRGWDGNAGEVGHMTIDPHGFMTCGCGHDGHWEAYCSGENIPRYATRLHREDPVETALPIDTEGFTAADVFEYAGEDDFATHVLDQISHWNAIGVANMVHAFAPLVVSIGGAVAINNPDQIMDPIRDRLDDMVMANIPDLQLTTHGDDVVVRGALASALTGGTGDSTAVR, encoded by the coding sequence ATGGGCGCATACGCTGGGGTCGACCTCGGTGCGACGCATATCAGGGCTGTCATCGGTGACGCTGACGGGGCGGTCATCGCCTCCCACAAGCGAGATACCCCACGCGGGCCGACTGGTATCGACGTGACCGAGGCCGTCCTCGATGCCCTTCGGGGCGCGTGCGAGGCAGCCGACGTCGCACCGTCGGAGGTCGTCGCGGCCGGTATCGGCTCGTTTGGCCCGCTGGACCTGGCCGGCGGCGCGGTGGAGAACCCCGCAAACCTCCCGGACTCCATCGACCGCATCCCGCTCGTCGGGCCTGTACAGAACCTCTTCGAGACCGACCGGGTGTACCTTCACAACGACGCCAACGCGGGGCTGATCGGCGAGCGCTACTACGCCGACCGGAATCCCGACGACATGGTGTATCTCACCATCTCCTCGGGCATCGGGGCCGGTGTCTCGGTCGACGGGAACGTCCTGCGGGGGTGGGACGGCAACGCCGGCGAGGTCGGTCACATGACCATCGACCCACACGGCTTCATGACCTGTGGCTGTGGGCACGACGGCCACTGGGAAGCGTACTGCTCGGGCGAGAACATCCCCCGCTATGCCACCCGCCTCCACCGGGAGGACCCCGTCGAGACCGCCCTCCCTATCGACACGGAGGGCTTTACCGCGGCCGACGTCTTCGAGTACGCCGGCGAGGACGACTTTGCGACCCACGTCCTCGACCAGATCTCACACTGGAACGCTATTGGCGTCGCCAACATGGTCCACGCCTTCGCGCCACTGGTCGTCTCCATCGGCGGGGCCGTCGCTATCAACAATCCGGACCAGATTATGGACCCCATCAGGGACCGGCTCGACGATATGGTGATGGCCAACATCCCAGACCTCCAGCTGACGACACACGGTGACGATGTCGTGGTTCGCGGGGCGCTCGCCTCGGCACTGACCGGCGGTACCGGCGACTCGACGGCAGTGCGTTAA
- a CDS encoding Cdc6/Cdc18 family protein, which yields MDIEARIKRRQRHDGEPRLVQDYETLSPVTHIDEPADRGPLLERLLDHLDPVFDGNLPANAYLYGPNGVGKSAVVTALFSQLNRLPTETRTVIHTTTRAQSLTSPSFVYLDTRQTTSEFAFFHAVLDSLVEESVPEHGIGTETLRARLHEELAGSRIGVVVAVDHVGEPRSTSESDLVDLFAGLPSNVSWLAMGRKRPAETELAEYTAECIRVDPYQQQMLVDVLMTRASIGLSQQAIEHDLADEIAEWANGNAHDALAALFIATHHAEQAGRSELSRADVEAAFEEIPIPCVSLGIVLALPDNRQAVLRELVDLDEEERSSVTATTAAIGGSERVDLSPGTVKRFLYEMAEAGVVERVQAATQGGQGRPPSRVEPRFPPTVFRRLYDLG from the coding sequence ATGGATATAGAAGCCAGAATCAAGCGACGGCAGCGACACGACGGCGAGCCGCGCCTGGTTCAGGACTACGAGACGCTGTCGCCGGTGACCCACATCGACGAGCCGGCAGACAGGGGTCCGCTGCTCGAGCGGTTGCTCGACCACCTGGACCCGGTTTTCGATGGGAATCTTCCCGCCAACGCGTACCTTTACGGTCCAAACGGTGTCGGTAAGAGCGCCGTGGTTACGGCGCTTTTCAGTCAACTGAACCGGCTGCCGACCGAGACACGGACGGTTATTCATACGACCACGCGGGCACAGTCGCTGACCTCGCCCTCCTTTGTCTATCTGGACACCAGACAGACGACGAGCGAATTCGCCTTCTTCCACGCGGTACTGGACTCCCTGGTCGAGGAGTCGGTTCCGGAACACGGTATCGGAACGGAGACGTTGCGGGCCCGCTTGCACGAGGAGCTGGCCGGATCACGCATCGGCGTCGTCGTCGCCGTCGACCACGTCGGGGAACCACGGAGCACTTCCGAGAGCGACTTGGTCGACCTGTTCGCGGGATTGCCCAGTAACGTGAGCTGGCTGGCGATGGGCCGGAAACGACCGGCCGAGACCGAACTCGCGGAGTACACCGCCGAGTGCATCCGCGTCGACCCGTACCAGCAACAGATGCTCGTCGACGTGTTGATGACGCGGGCGTCGATCGGACTCTCCCAGCAGGCGATCGAACACGACCTCGCCGACGAGATCGCCGAGTGGGCGAACGGGAACGCACACGACGCCCTGGCCGCGCTGTTCATCGCGACCCACCACGCCGAGCAGGCCGGTCGGTCGGAGTTGAGCCGGGCCGACGTGGAGGCGGCATTCGAGGAGATACCGATACCCTGTGTCTCACTGGGTATCGTTCTGGCCCTGCCGGACAACAGGCAGGCCGTGTTGCGAGAGCTGGTCGATCTGGACGAGGAGGAGCGCTCCTCGGTGACGGCGACCACCGCGGCCATCGGCGGGTCCGAGCGCGTCGACCTCTCGCCGGGCACCGTCAAGCGATTTCTCTACGAGATGGCAGAAGCCGGGGTCGTCGAACGCGTCCAGGCTGCGACACAGGGCGGACAGGGCAGACCGCCCAGCCGGGTCGAACCGCGGTTCCCACCGACGGTGTTCCGTCGGCTCTACGACCTCGGTTAA
- the glpK gene encoding glycerol kinase GlpK yields MADTYVGAIDQGTTGTRFMVFDHSGQVVANAYEKHEQIYPEPGWVEHDPMEIWENTKDVVTTGLDEADLDAEQLEAIGITNQRETTIVWDKETGKPVHNALVWQDRRTTDRVEEIQEEGKVEWIREKTGLECDAYFSATKTEWILDNAEPLKMEASRGEDVRTRAENGELLMGTIDTWVIYNLTGNHITDVSNASRTMLYNIRDLEWDDELLEEFNVPKSMVPEVRPSSDENTYGSTDADGFLGAEVPVAGALGDQQAAMFGQTCFDEGDAKNTYGTGSFYLMNTGTDAVESDHGLLTTIGFQMSGEPVQYALEGAIFITGAAIEWLEDVDLINNAAQTAELARSVDSTDGVYMVPAFTGLGAPHWDGRARGTIVGMTRGTRKEHIVRATLESIAYQTRDVAEAMEADSGVETTTLRVDGGAVKNNFLCQLQSDIIQTDIARPEVDETTALGSAYAAGLAVGYWDTVDELRDNWQIDREFSPEKDAEEVDKLYDRWDDAVEKSLDWAREE; encoded by the coding sequence ATGGCAGACACATACGTCGGTGCGATAGACCAGGGGACGACTGGCACCCGCTTTATGGTATTCGACCACAGCGGGCAGGTCGTCGCGAACGCATACGAGAAACACGAGCAGATTTACCCGGAGCCCGGCTGGGTCGAGCACGACCCGATGGAGATCTGGGAAAACACCAAAGACGTCGTGACCACCGGTCTCGACGAAGCTGACCTCGACGCCGAGCAGCTCGAGGCTATCGGCATCACGAACCAGCGTGAGACCACGATCGTGTGGGACAAGGAGACCGGCAAGCCTGTCCACAACGCGCTCGTCTGGCAGGACCGTCGTACGACGGACCGCGTCGAGGAGATTCAGGAAGAGGGCAAGGTCGAGTGGATCCGCGAGAAGACGGGTCTGGAATGTGACGCGTACTTCTCGGCGACCAAGACCGAGTGGATTCTCGACAACGCAGAGCCGCTGAAGATGGAAGCCTCCCGCGGCGAGGACGTTCGCACACGAGCGGAGAACGGCGAACTCCTCATGGGGACCATCGACACGTGGGTCATCTACAACCTCACCGGCAACCACATCACCGACGTCTCCAACGCGTCGCGGACGATGCTGTACAACATCCGCGACCTGGAGTGGGACGACGAGCTCCTCGAGGAGTTCAACGTGCCCAAATCGATGGTGCCGGAAGTCCGACCGTCCTCGGACGAGAACACCTACGGTTCCACGGACGCCGACGGCTTCCTCGGCGCCGAGGTGCCTGTCGCAGGTGCGCTGGGTGACCAGCAGGCCGCGATGTTCGGCCAGACCTGTTTCGACGAGGGTGACGCGAAGAACACCTACGGGACCGGTTCGTTCTACCTGATGAACACCGGCACCGACGCCGTCGAGTCCGACCACGGCCTCCTGACCACCATCGGCTTCCAGATGTCCGGTGAGCCGGTCCAGTACGCCCTCGAGGGCGCCATCTTCATCACTGGCGCCGCTATCGAGTGGCTCGAGGACGTCGACCTGATCAACAACGCCGCCCAGACCGCGGAACTGGCCCGCTCGGTCGATTCGACCGACGGTGTCTACATGGTCCCGGCCTTCACCGGCCTGGGTGCCCCGCACTGGGACGGCCGCGCTCGCGGTACCATCGTCGGTATGACGCGTGGTACCCGCAAAGAGCACATCGTGCGTGCAACCCTCGAATCCATCGCGTACCAGACCCGCGACGTCGCGGAAGCGATGGAGGCCGACTCCGGCGTCGAGACGACGACGCTCCGAGTCGACGGTGGTGCGGTCAAGAACAACTTCCTCTGTCAGCTCCAGTCCGACATCATCCAGACGGACATCGCGCGACCCGAGGTCGACGAGACCACGGCGCTCGGTTCCGCCTACGCCGCCGGCCTCGCCGTCGGCTACTGGGACACCGTCGACGAGCTGCGCGACAACTGGCAGATCGACCGCGAGTTCAGTCCCGAGAAGGACGCAGAAGAGGTCGACAAGCTCTACGACCGATGGGACGACGCAGTCGAGAAATCCCTTGACTGGGCACGGGAGGAATAA
- the glpA gene encoding anaerobic glycerol-3-phosphate dehydrogenase subunit GlpA gives MGQTPHIAVIGGGSTGIGIARDLAMRGLDVTLVEQGNLTHGTTGRMHGLLHSGGRYAVADQASATECIEENRVLRDIASHCVEMTGGLFVKRPEDSEEYFQKKLEGCKECGIPAEVISGEEARAMEPHLAKDIDKAITVPDGAIDPFRLVVANAASAEEHGARIETHSKVTDLIIEDDEVVGLEVEHASGEGKRIHGKEGGTEEIRADYVVNATGAWAGRIGDMAGVDIAVRPSKGVMTIMNIRQVDTVVNRCKPKGDADIVVPHETTAILGTTDEEVEDPEDYPEEGWEVDKMIDTLKELVPMLEEARTIRSFWGVRPLYEPPDVGSDDPTDITRDYFLLDHDERDDLQGMTSIVGGKFTTYRMMGEEISDHVCAKFGIDAECRTADEPLPGSEDFSVLRDYMDEFGLRSPIGRRSVERLGSRADDVLKTSDPNPTVCGCEGVTRAEVQDAISQSGSDLNAVRIRTRASMGNCQGGFCSSRLASELHGEYDESIAREAWDELLQERWKGQRHALWGEQLSQAALNYALHSTTQNRDNDPADGEPVDFAAFDSGVSASDASGTADVAADGGTRNGD, from the coding sequence ATGGGACAGACACCACACATCGCCGTCATCGGCGGCGGTTCGACCGGTATCGGCATCGCCCGTGACCTCGCTATGCGGGGTCTTGATGTCACGCTGGTCGAGCAAGGCAACCTGACACATGGAACGACCGGCCGAATGCACGGACTCCTCCACAGTGGGGGGCGATACGCGGTTGCTGACCAGGCCAGCGCGACCGAATGTATCGAGGAGAACCGCGTCCTCCGGGACATCGCGAGTCACTGCGTCGAGATGACCGGTGGCCTGTTCGTCAAACGACCCGAGGACTCCGAGGAGTACTTCCAGAAGAAACTCGAGGGCTGCAAGGAGTGTGGCATCCCCGCGGAGGTCATCTCCGGTGAGGAGGCCCGTGCTATGGAGCCCCACCTCGCGAAGGACATCGACAAGGCGATTACCGTCCCCGACGGCGCTATCGACCCGTTCCGGCTGGTCGTCGCCAACGCCGCCAGCGCGGAGGAACACGGCGCCCGCATCGAGACCCACTCCAAGGTGACGGACCTCATCATCGAGGACGACGAGGTCGTCGGCCTGGAAGTCGAACACGCTTCCGGCGAGGGCAAGCGCATCCACGGCAAGGAGGGCGGCACCGAGGAGATTCGCGCGGACTACGTCGTCAACGCGACCGGTGCGTGGGCCGGCCGCATCGGCGACATGGCCGGCGTCGACATCGCGGTTCGGCCCTCGAAGGGCGTGATGACCATCATGAACATCCGGCAGGTCGATACGGTGGTCAACCGCTGCAAACCGAAAGGTGACGCCGACATCGTCGTCCCACACGAGACCACCGCCATCCTCGGGACCACCGACGAAGAGGTCGAGGACCCGGAGGACTACCCCGAGGAGGGCTGGGAGGTCGACAAGATGATCGACACCCTCAAAGAGCTCGTCCCGATGCTCGAAGAGGCCCGCACTATCCGTTCGTTCTGGGGCGTTCGCCCGCTGTACGAGCCGCCGGACGTCGGCAGCGACGACCCGACGGACATCACCCGGGACTACTTCCTGCTCGACCACGACGAGCGGGACGACCTGCAGGGGATGACCTCCATCGTCGGCGGGAAGTTCACCACCTACCGGATGATGGGCGAGGAGATCTCCGACCACGTCTGTGCCAAGTTCGGTATCGACGCCGAGTGTCGCACCGCCGACGAGCCACTGCCGGGCAGCGAGGACTTCTCTGTACTGCGCGATTACATGGACGAATTCGGCCTGCGCTCGCCCATCGGGCGCCGGAGCGTCGAACGCCTCGGTTCACGGGCTGACGACGTGCTCAAGACCAGCGACCCGAACCCGACGGTCTGTGGCTGTGAAGGCGTCACCCGTGCGGAGGTCCAGGACGCCATCTCACAGTCCGGCTCGGACCTCAACGCGGTCCGAATCCGGACCCGTGCGTCGATGGGGAACTGCCAGGGCGGATTCTGCTCTAGCCGACTGGCCAGCGAGCTCCACGGCGAGTACGACGAGAGCATCGCCCGGGAGGCGTGGGACGAACTGCTCCAGGAGCGCTGGAAAGGGCAACGCCACGCCCTGTGGGGCGAACAGCTCTCACAGGCCGCGCTGAACTACGCCCTGCACTCGACCACGCAGAACCGCGACAACGACCCGGCCGACGGGGAGCCAGTCGACTTCGCCGCCTTCGACAGCGGCGTGAGTGCGAGCGACGCTTCGGGGACTGCCGACGTAGCTGCCGACGGAGGGACACGGAATGGCGATTAA
- the glpB gene encoding glycerol-3-phosphate dehydrogenase subunit GlpB, with protein sequence MAINSDVLVIGGGLAGLTSALKAAREGADVRLVSYKQSSLRHASGLVDLLGYTPDGEGPVTDPYAAMGDLHDAHPYKTVGVETVREAMGLFDDVTDYRGDHTDTNALVPTHGGTVKPTARYPTGAAAGLASDDRDVLLVGLESMVDFDAPHAAAHLEAAGVPFDVRGETIRFPGDLQADAKITRYAKLLDTNGEVAVRGRKKGARDALAERVNTVREKEARVGFPAILGDDHTDAVRAALEEKIGADVFEVPMGPPSLPGLRLEDRLFEALDESGASFETGNPVVDFDADGDTIETVYIEKNGAKIPNSADQYVLATGGLVGKGIESDRESVHEPIFDCHIEHGEDRYEWFDGDAFGDHPFASFGVETDETLRPLTASDSVEFENLRAAGSVLGGYDFAAEKSGSGVSIATGYVAGENAAAEAR encoded by the coding sequence ATGGCGATTAACTCCGACGTACTGGTCATCGGTGGCGGCCTCGCCGGGCTGACGAGCGCGCTCAAGGCCGCGCGCGAGGGCGCGGACGTGCGCCTGGTCTCGTATAAACAGAGCTCGCTTCGACACGCCTCCGGGCTCGTCGACCTGCTCGGATACACACCCGACGGCGAGGGGCCGGTGACCGACCCCTACGCCGCGATGGGTGACCTCCACGACGCTCACCCCTACAAGACGGTCGGCGTCGAGACGGTCCGGGAGGCTATGGGCCTGTTCGACGACGTGACCGACTACCGGGGCGACCACACCGACACCAACGCCCTGGTGCCGACCCACGGCGGCACGGTCAAACCCACGGCTCGCTACCCGACGGGCGCGGCGGCCGGGCTGGCGAGCGACGACCGCGACGTGTTGCTGGTGGGACTGGAATCGATGGTCGACTTCGACGCGCCACACGCCGCCGCCCACCTCGAAGCGGCGGGGGTGCCCTTCGACGTCCGCGGCGAGACGATTCGGTTCCCGGGCGACCTGCAGGCCGACGCGAAGATCACCCGGTACGCCAAGCTGCTCGACACCAACGGTGAGGTCGCGGTGCGAGGCCGCAAGAAAGGCGCCCGCGACGCGCTGGCCGAACGGGTCAACACCGTCAGGGAGAAAGAGGCACGGGTCGGCTTCCCGGCCATCCTCGGTGACGACCACACGGACGCGGTGCGGGCGGCTCTGGAGGAGAAGATCGGTGCCGACGTCTTCGAGGTCCCGATGGGGCCGCCGTCGCTGCCGGGACTCCGGCTGGAGGACCGTCTCTTCGAGGCGCTGGACGAGTCCGGCGCGAGCTTCGAGACCGGCAACCCGGTCGTGGACTTCGACGCCGATGGGGACACAATCGAGACGGTGTACATCGAGAAAAACGGCGCGAAGATCCCCAACAGTGCCGACCAGTACGTTCTCGCGACGGGCGGGCTGGTCGGCAAGGGCATCGAGTCCGACCGCGAGAGCGTCCACGAACCCATCTTCGACTGCCACATCGAGCACGGCGAGGACCGCTACGAGTGGTTCGACGGCGACGCCTTCGGTGACCACCCCTTCGCCAGCTTCGGCGTCGAGACCGACGAGACGCTGCGGCCGCTGACGGCTTCAGATTCGGTCGAGTTCGAGAACCTGCGGGCCGCGGGGTCGGTGCTGGGCGGGTACGACTTCGCCGCAGAGAAATCCGGTAGCGGAGTGTCGATTGCGACAGGCTACGTGGCGGGCGAGAACGCAGCAGCGGAGGCACGATGA
- a CDS encoding anaerobic glycerol-3-phosphate dehydrogenase subunit C has translation MSDAQSPTDFDPVEPNTGEDFEPVDVFPDSNDFDLRPGADSCFKCSVCDTNCPVAEVDDDFPGPKFQGPEQWRLKQTDDDYEIDDSVMSCSNCMRCDNACPSGVPLSQMHNTARGEYVENQMSKTDLEYWRNRILSNYRLSASIASKVPRLATWGMNFGPARWLMEKTMGVTKERDFPDFATQTFREWWAERGGADASRRNAQQRREELGLDRNADKKVAYFHGCYSNYNTVDVAKAMVRVYEHYGYEVVAPEQKCSGTPMFANGMLEDARRHAEVNVSSMSDLVDQGYDAIASCTSCSMALRQEYPELFDIDGIEKVSSNTFEAVEYLRIHEDVKEDVQEAQVSGELAEEFAYHAPCHARNQGLERQSVELFRDLEGAGIEDVGESCSGISGTYGWKEEKYEKSMEIGEEMFDHMEHAEGEVGMTECPTCAMQMEHGTGYEIRHPLELLEAAIVE, from the coding sequence ATGAGCGACGCACAATCCCCAACAGACTTCGACCCAGTTGAACCGAACACGGGCGAAGACTTCGAGCCCGTCGACGTCTTCCCCGACAGCAACGACTTCGACCTGCGACCCGGCGCCGACTCCTGTTTCAAGTGCTCGGTGTGTGACACCAACTGTCCGGTCGCCGAGGTCGACGACGACTTCCCCGGACCGAAGTTCCAGGGTCCCGAGCAGTGGCGGCTCAAACAGACCGACGACGACTACGAGATAGACGACTCGGTGATGTCGTGTTCGAACTGCATGCGCTGTGACAACGCCTGTCCGTCGGGCGTGCCCCTCAGCCAGATGCACAACACGGCCCGCGGGGAGTACGTCGAGAACCAGATGTCCAAGACGGACCTGGAGTACTGGCGCAACCGAATCCTCTCGAACTACCGGCTGTCGGCCTCCATCGCCAGCAAGGTGCCCCGACTCGCGACCTGGGGCATGAACTTCGGGCCGGCCCGCTGGCTCATGGAGAAGACGATGGGCGTCACGAAAGAGCGTGACTTCCCCGACTTCGCCACCCAGACGTTCCGCGAGTGGTGGGCCGAACGCGGCGGCGCCGACGCCTCCCGGCGGAACGCCCAGCAGCGCCGTGAGGAACTGGGTCTAGACCGCAACGCGGACAAGAAGGTGGCGTACTTCCACGGCTGTTACTCCAACTACAACACCGTCGACGTCGCGAAGGCGATGGTCCGCGTCTACGAGCACTACGGCTACGAGGTCGTCGCCCCCGAGCAGAAGTGCTCCGGGACGCCGATGTTCGCCAACGGGATGCTCGAGGACGCCCGCCGCCACGCCGAGGTCAACGTCTCCTCGATGTCCGACCTCGTCGACCAGGGGTACGACGCCATCGCGTCGTGTACCTCCTGTTCGATGGCGCTGCGCCAGGAGTACCCCGAACTGTTCGACATCGACGGCATCGAGAAGGTGTCCTCGAACACCTTCGAGGCCGTCGAGTACCTGCGCATCCACGAGGACGTCAAAGAGGACGTCCAGGAAGCACAGGTCTCGGGCGAGCTGGCCGAGGAGTTCGCCTACCACGCGCCGTGTCACGCCCGCAACCAGGGGCTGGAGCGCCAGTCCGTCGAGCTGTTCCGTGACCTGGAGGGTGCCGGTATCGAGGACGTCGGTGAGTCCTGTTCCGGTATCTCCGGCACCTACGGCTGGAAAGAGGAGAAGTACGAGAAGTCCATGGAGATCGGCGAGGAGATGTTCGACCACATGGAACACGCCGAGGGCGAGGTCGGCATGACCGAGTGTCCGACCTGTGCGATGCAGATGGAACACGGCACCGGCTACGAGATTCGCCACCCGCTCGAACTGCTCGAAGCCGCTATCGTGGAGTAA
- a CDS encoding universal stress protein, producing MALDTVLLAVGPNDANRIDELVSTVIDIAGPAGADVVVAHVFTDDEYETAVERLEFEAVAQAEPDEVADRHATVRELRQRLTEADIPTSVRGAVGEHGVEIVALAGMTQADLIVVGGRKRSPTGKAVFGSTAQEVMLSAPCPVTFVRGDE from the coding sequence ATGGCACTCGACACGGTCCTTCTCGCGGTCGGGCCCAACGACGCGAACCGCATCGACGAACTGGTGAGTACCGTCATCGACATCGCCGGCCCGGCCGGGGCCGATGTCGTCGTCGCACACGTCTTCACCGACGACGAGTACGAGACGGCCGTCGAACGACTGGAGTTCGAGGCGGTCGCCCAGGCCGAACCCGACGAGGTGGCCGACCGTCACGCGACGGTCCGGGAGCTGCGCCAGCGGCTCACCGAGGCCGATATCCCGACGAGCGTCCGCGGGGCCGTCGGCGAACACGGCGTCGAAATCGTCGCGCTCGCCGGGATGACACAGGCCGACCTCATAGTCGTCGGCGGCCGCAAGCGCTCGCCGACCGGCAAGGCCGTCTTCGGCTCGACCGCCCAGGAGGTCATGCTGAGTGCCCCCTGTCCCGTGACCTTCGTCCGCGGCGACGAGTAG